A genomic stretch from Arachis stenosperma cultivar V10309 chromosome 3, arast.V10309.gnm1.PFL2, whole genome shotgun sequence includes:
- the LOC130969521 gene encoding putative pentatricopeptide repeat-containing protein At1g10330 codes for MSHSHESLLQLAQFCIKKPKQIKQIHSILITNGYLLHNPNAPSSLKWKRTQIFNALIRGYHCGGFTHKAIVLFTHMLGNQASPNSHTFPPILKAATAATFPPHLGTALHSQAYKRGILSDPFIGTTLVALYARKNDIAGARKVFDEMLQPGLVACNAMLNALCTNGDTETALWLFDSMPNRDVVSWTTIVNGFALNGKFGAAINFFAKMMRHRDVLYCLVKPNEATYVSVISSCANLDGKPALDFGKQVHGYLVVNGSLGVFVGTSLIDLYGKMGCLNYSINVFKVMISKEVCTWNAMISSLASNGREKVALEMFDKMKMEGLKPNSITLVAVLIACARGKFVREGLELFRSMSDDFKVEPVMEHYGCVIDLLGRAGHLQEAADIIRNMPFEPDASVLGAFLGACRIHGAIELGEEIGRKLLKLQTQHCGQYVLLSSINAEKGRWSHAFDLRKEITEAGIQKIPAYSMVDLT; via the coding sequence aTGAGTCATTCACATGAGAGTTTGCTGCAACTCGCACAATTCTGcatcaagaaaccaaaacaaatCAAGCAAATCCATTCAATTCTGATAACCAATGGTTACCTACTTCACAACCCAAATGCACCATCAAGCCTCAAATGGAAGCGCACCCAAATCTTCAATGCCCTTATTAGAGGCTACCATTGTGGTGGTTTCACACACAAGGCTATTGTCCTTTTCACACACATGCTTGGGAACCAAGCTTCACCAAACAGCCACACTTTCCCTCCAATCCTCAAAGCTGCCACTGCTGCTACTTTCCCTCCTCATTTGGGCACTGCCCTTCACTCGCAGGCCTATAAGCGCGGCATTTTGTCTGATCCCTTCATAGGGACCACCCTTGTTGCCCTCTATGCAAGAAAGAATGACATTGCTGGTGCACGCAAGGTGTTCGATGAAATGCTCCAGCCGGGCCTCGTTGCTTGTAATGCTATGCTCAATGCTTTGTGCACTAATGGGGACACAGAAACTGCTTTATGGCTCTTTGATAGCATGCCAAACAGGGATGTTGTATCTTGGACAACAATTGTGAATGGTTTTGCATTGAATGGGAAATTTGGTGCTgcaattaatttttttgcaaaGATGATGCGTCACCGGGATGTGTTGTATTGTTTGGTGAAGCCCAATGAGGCTACTTATGTGAGTGTGATCTCTTCATGTGCCAATTTAGATGGTAAACCAGCTCTTGATTTTGGAAAGCAAGTGCATGGGTATCTGGTGGTGAATGGTAGCCTTGGAGTTTTTGTCGGAACTTCGTTGATAGATCTATATGGGAAAATGGGTTGTTTGAATTATTCTATTAATGTCTTCAAAGTAATGATTTCCAAAGAGGTCTGCACTTGGAATGCAATGATTTCTTCACTTGCTTCAAATGGTAGGGAGAAAGTGGCTCTGGAGATGTTTGACAAGATGAAGATGGAAGGGTTGAAACCAAATAGCATTACCTTAGTAGCAGTTCTTATAGCATGTGCTCGAGGGAAATTTGTCAGGGAAGGATTGGAGCTGTTCCGATCAATGTCAGACGACTTTAAAGTCGAACCAGTAATGGAGCACTATGGGTGTGTGATTGATCTTTTGGGTAGGGCAGGGCATTTGCAGGAAGCAGCTGACATCATAAGAAATATGCCTTTTGAGCCTGATGCCTCCGTATTGGGAGCCTTTTTGGGTGCATGTAGAATTCATGGAGCAATTGAACTTGGAGAAGAAATAGGAAGAAAGCTACTTAAATTGCAGACACAACATTGTGGTCAATATGTGTTGTTGTCAAGCATTAATGCTGAGAAGGGAAGATGGAGTCATGCCTTTGATCTAAGGAAAGAAATAACGGAGGCTGGTATTCAGAAAATTCCGGCATACAGTATGGTTGATCTGACATAG